The following proteins are co-located in the Triticum aestivum cultivar Chinese Spring chromosome 1A, IWGSC CS RefSeq v2.1, whole genome shotgun sequence genome:
- the LOC123039964 gene encoding autophagy-related protein 18d codes for MTSQVSPSQGAGGSDVEDEDVELFSVNWNQDHSCFSAATANGLRMFSCKPFKEQLRRIQEDGGFRIVEMLFRTNIFGLVGQGADKQYQQNKLTIWDDCRNVLIGDFSFKSNIRAVKLSKDYFVVALEHEIHVYSFKTLKLIHLIDTTSNPKGLCCLSHHADISVMACPWTRQGIVRVEHFGSKETKFITAHDSNISCMTLTVDGLLLTTASVRGTLIRIFNTMDGACLQEVRRGVDKAEIYSIALSPNLQWLAVSSDKGTMHIFSLRVRPRGKDASNGKSAIAGRQMDRSYSSGSVGSNASSSLSFMKGILPKYFSSEWSFAQFRLPEVTRYITAFGDQTTVMMIGLDGSFYRCSFDPVNGGKMVLDEFIRFMKPSMSRSRTPNT; via the exons ATGACATCGCAGGTATCCCCGTCACAAGGCGCAGGTGGCagcgacgtcgaggacgaggatgTTGAGCTGTTCTCGGTTAATTGGAACCAGGACCATAGTTGCTTCAGTGCTGCCACAGCCAATGGCCTCAGGATGTTTAGTTGCAAACCATTCAAGGAGCAATTAAGGAGGATTCAGGAGGACGGAGGATTTCGAATTGTCGAGATGCTGTTCCGCACCAACATATTTGGCCTTGTGGGTCAGGGAGCCGACAAGCAGTATCAACAAAACAAACTCACCATCTGGGATGATTGCCGTAACGTTCTCATTGGTGACTTCTCATTCAAGTCCAACATCCGAGCTGTCAAATTGTCCAAGGACTATTTTGTGGTTGCTCTCGAGCACGAGATACATGTTTACAGTTTTAAGACTCTGAAGCTCATCCATCTTATTGATACCACGTCCAACCCGAAAGGATTGTGCTGCCTCTCGCATCATGCAGACATTTCAGTGATGGCCTGCCCTTGGACGCGCCAAGGAATTGTCCGGGTTGAGCATTTTGGGTCGAAGGAGACCAAGTTCATCACTGCTCATGACTCCAACATTTCATGCATGACACTCACCGTGGATGGTCTCCTCTTAACAACAGCCAGTGTTAGGGGTACTTTGATCAGAATATTCAACACGATGGACGGCGCTTGTCTGCAGGAG GTGCGCAGAGGGGTGGACAAAGCTGAGATATATAGCATTGCACTATCACCAAACCTGCAGTGGTTGGCAGTGTCTAGTGACAAAGGCACAATGCATATTTTCAGTTTGAGAGTGAGGCCTAGAGGGAAAGATGCAAGTAATGGGAAATCTGCAATTGCTGGTCGACAAATGGATCGTAGTTACTCATCTGGTTCTGTTGGGTCCAATGCGAGCTCATCATTATCTTTCATGAAAG GAATTCTCCCCAAATATTTCAGTTCAGAATGGTCATTTGCTCAGTTCCGTTTACCCGAAGTCACACGCTATATTACAGCATTTGGAGATCAAACCACTGTGATGATGATCGGTCTGGATGGCAG TTTCTATAGGTGCAGCTTTGACCCTGTAAATGGCGGGAAGATGGTGCTGGATGAATTCATCCGGTTTATGAAACCCAGCATGTCCCGATCCAGGACTCCAAACACCTGA
- the LOC123039974 gene encoding DNA-directed RNA polymerases II, IV and V subunit 11 has translation MNAPDRYERFVVPEGTKKVSFEKDTKIMNAASFTIEREDHTIGNILRMQLHRDPNVLFAGYKLPHPLQYKIIVRIHTASQSSPTQAYTQAINDLDKELENLKQAFEDEKTRFERMKQGY, from the exons ATGAATGCCCCTGACCGCTATGAGCGCTTCGTCGTGCCTGAGGGCACAAAGAA GGTGTCCTTTGAGAAGGATACAAAGATCATGAATGCTGCATCTTTCACAATTGAACGTGAGGACCACACCATTGGCAACATCCTCCGCAT GCAGCTGCACAGGGACCCAAATGTTCTCTTTGCTGGCTATAAGCTGCCTCACCCCCTTCAGTACAAGATCATTGTTAGG ATCCATACTGCAAGCCAATCCTCCCCAACGCAGGCGTATACCCAAGCAATCAATGATCTAGACAAGGAGCTCGAGAACCTGAAGCAAGCTTTTGAG GACGAGAAGACGCGATTCGAAAGGATGAAGCAGGGCTACTAG